In a genomic window of Gloeocapsopsis dulcis:
- a CDS encoding bifunctional pantoate--beta-alanine ligase/(d)CMP kinase — MRLFTTIAALRCYLDCRSADNHLTPEELSSGCSSSQSVGLVPTMGALHAGHLSLIQRARQENETVIVSIFVNPLQFGPNEDYQSYPRTLERDRELCKQVGVDALFVPTPAEMGIDKPSTFLTQVIPPIEMTSVLCGRSRPGHFQGVATIVTKLLNVVQPDRAYFGQKDGQQLAIIRRVVNDLNIPVEMIGCPIVRETSGLAMSSRNQYLTPAQREEAAVLYRSLQQAKQAFDTGEYFSKALIETVKKEVATASAVTLEYVELVHPLTLMPLEKIEESGMLAIAARVGTARLIDNVILQNRQPIIAIDGPAGAGKSTVARQVAAKLGLLYLDTGAMYRALTWLVLQLGISFDDCTAIAELASLSQIQLVPEVDLESPQRVWINNQEVTQAIRTIEVTSQVSAIAAQPAVRKALVQKQQAFGKEGGLVAEGRDIGTQVFPDADLKIFLTASVQERAKRRQQDFEQGQINISLTQLEKDIAERDKKDSTREVSPLQKAADAIEVQTDGKKVAEVIAEIIDYYHQRLSRQ; from the coding sequence GTGCGCCTGTTTACAACAATTGCGGCACTACGTTGTTACCTAGATTGCCGCTCAGCAGACAACCATCTGACGCCAGAGGAACTCAGTAGTGGATGTTCTTCATCTCAATCAGTTGGTTTGGTTCCTACAATGGGAGCCTTGCACGCAGGTCATTTGAGTCTAATTCAACGGGCAAGACAAGAAAATGAGACAGTCATTGTCAGCATTTTTGTTAACCCACTACAATTTGGACCAAATGAAGATTATCAAAGTTACCCCCGTACACTTGAGCGCGATCGCGAATTGTGCAAGCAAGTAGGAGTAGATGCCTTATTTGTTCCTACTCCAGCAGAAATGGGAATAGATAAGCCCTCAACGTTTCTCACTCAAGTGATACCTCCAATAGAAATGACCTCGGTTTTGTGCGGGCGATCGCGTCCTGGTCATTTTCAAGGTGTCGCTACGATTGTCACTAAGCTACTGAATGTTGTACAACCCGATCGCGCCTACTTTGGGCAAAAAGACGGTCAGCAACTCGCAATTATTCGCCGAGTAGTTAACGATTTAAATATCCCAGTTGAGATGATTGGTTGTCCAATTGTCCGTGAAACGTCTGGACTGGCGATGAGTTCTCGCAATCAATATTTAACACCTGCTCAAAGAGAGGAAGCTGCGGTTTTGTATCGTAGTTTACAACAAGCAAAGCAAGCTTTTGATACAGGAGAGTACTTTAGCAAAGCCTTAATAGAAACTGTAAAAAAAGAAGTCGCTACCGCGAGTGCTGTTACCCTGGAATATGTTGAATTAGTGCATCCGCTGACATTGATGCCATTGGAGAAAATAGAGGAATCAGGAATGCTAGCGATCGCAGCGCGAGTTGGTACAGCGCGGTTAATTGATAATGTAATTTTGCAAAATCGTCAGCCAATCATTGCGATTGATGGTCCAGCAGGTGCAGGTAAATCCACAGTGGCGCGTCAAGTTGCAGCAAAGTTGGGATTATTGTATCTCGACACAGGTGCAATGTACCGTGCGTTAACTTGGTTAGTGCTGCAACTTGGAATTTCTTTTGACGATTGCACGGCGATTGCTGAGTTAGCAAGTCTTAGTCAAATTCAGCTTGTCCCCGAAGTCGATCTCGAATCACCGCAGCGTGTTTGGATTAACAATCAAGAAGTGACTCAAGCAATTCGCACTATTGAGGTGACATCCCAAGTATCAGCGATCGCTGCACAACCTGCGGTACGCAAAGCATTAGTGCAAAAACAACAAGCCTTTGGTAAAGAAGGAGGTTTGGTTGCCGAAGGACGTGATATTGGTACTCAGGTTTTTCCTGATGCCGATCTTAAAATATTCTTAACTGCTTCGGTACAAGAGCGAGCCAAACGGCGACAACAAGACTTTGAACAAGGTCAAATTAATATTAGCTTGACACAACTTGAAAAAGATATCGCCGAACGCGACAAAAAAGATAGTACGCGTGAAGTGTCTCCTCTGCAAAAAGCCGCAGATGCAATTGAGGTACAAA
- a CDS encoding septal ring lytic transglycosylase RlpA family protein — MNKKLLWTTAALLATAVGIPPSYAESTSTIEPSAVNESATPISTPKATSPVKVGEYQSPTRQSNSVVARIQPHQQAGRQAATIYVKNIPVLTFLDSDVVSSANTKPQTKVATSTNQADLSKADTASEANSAVRRATKVAAKINQLHLNGVDASKITAKWKANAAPDQGDRYAIDLNKEELVEINSLTRLPDQTKDLSEDALQATNRLRRLLGNAPPLQEVADKPAPKQVAAPQANASKQTKQNARAVLSGIASWYGPGFHGNRSASGERFNQNAMTAAHRSLPFGTKVRVTNKRNGRSVIVRINDRGPFTGGRIIDLSAAAARVLGVLNSGTAPVQVEVLGR, encoded by the coding sequence ATGAACAAAAAACTTTTGTGGACTACTGCCGCCTTACTAGCTACTGCTGTAGGCATTCCTCCCAGCTACGCGGAATCAACCTCAACCATTGAACCGTCAGCGGTGAACGAATCGGCAACTCCCATCTCAACACCAAAGGCAACTAGCCCTGTGAAAGTGGGTGAGTATCAGTCCCCAACAAGACAATCAAACTCGGTAGTTGCTCGGATTCAGCCGCATCAACAAGCAGGACGTCAAGCAGCAACAATTTACGTCAAAAATATCCCCGTCTTGACTTTTCTGGATAGCGATGTGGTAAGTAGTGCTAACACTAAACCACAAACGAAAGTTGCAACAAGTACAAACCAAGCAGATTTGAGTAAAGCTGACACAGCATCAGAAGCTAACAGTGCTGTACGGCGGGCAACAAAAGTTGCAGCCAAGATTAATCAACTACACTTGAACGGCGTAGACGCTAGCAAGATTACAGCTAAATGGAAAGCAAATGCAGCACCAGACCAAGGCGATCGCTATGCCATTGATCTCAATAAAGAAGAACTCGTTGAGATCAACTCTCTAACTCGACTTCCCGATCAAACAAAAGATTTAAGTGAAGACGCCTTACAAGCGACAAATCGCCTGCGGAGATTACTCGGTAACGCACCTCCTCTGCAAGAAGTTGCTGATAAACCTGCACCCAAGCAAGTTGCTGCACCACAAGCAAATGCGTCAAAGCAAACTAAGCAAAATGCAAGAGCAGTCCTCAGTGGTATAGCTTCTTGGTATGGTCCGGGCTTTCATGGTAATCGTAGTGCCAGTGGCGAAAGGTTCAACCAAAATGCCATGACAGCGGCTCATCGCAGTTTACCTTTTGGGACAAAAGTGCGAGTCACGAATAAAAGAAACGGTCGATCTGTAATTGTCCGGATTAACGATCGCGGTCCGTTTACTGGAGGTAGAATTATTGACCTTTCTGCTGCTGCGGCGCGTGTTTTAGGAGTACTTAACTCAGGTACTGCACCTGTGCAGGTAGAGGTACTCGGGAGATAA